The window TACATTGAACTTGTCAACGACATAATGAACTCCTCATTGTATTTTGAATAATACAATGAAGCATCCCCAGAAAATGAACCAAAGTGAAAAGTATAATTGAAACGAAAGCAGCAAcggaaaacaaaatgattaaagTTATGCTCTAAAAATAAACCAAGAACACATTGATTAAAAAGGAAAACGACAAACCTTTTTGGCATCTATTTGACTTTCCAAAACTCGGGGAGATAGGGTTCTTGCTAGTGAAGTTGACCTGGACCAATCAGATAGAGAGGCTTGACCTCTAAGAATTCGTCTTAGATGCTCCTGCCAGgagattaaaaaatattaagatttccattccatcaaatttcaGGCATTTAAGTAACTTTTAATGCTTACTGCTAAACCAAATCAACATTCAAAATATCTTCGTCAATGAAATACTGTCCATACTAGAActgatttatttgaaaaataaagtttatGAAGACCGAGAGGATATATCAAACAATAATAGAACTTTACTAAACACTAGATAATGCATTTGAATAGGAGAACTTTTGCGTTAGAAAACTAACCAGCAAGTGCGAGAAATCAAGTTCCTTATGTGTGACAGAAAACTCAATATCGAAAGGCGCAATCTGGGAAGACGAAATAGATGCATTAACAAGTCATCTTTAAAGAATAACTACCCATGATATAAACAGCAGATAGGAGGAAAAATCACCTGCTCCCTTAAGATAAGAAGATGCTTTAAGAGGAAAAGCTGACCATCCATTGGAGATGATCTCTTTGTAATGAGTTTGCCCGCTTTCTGGCAGATGAAAGAAACAACAATCAAGATAGCACCGAAAAAGCTAGTCACCATATTAAGCCCATGCTAAACAAATCCTATCAGCTTAATAAACAGGGATAATATGACAGTCAAGGTAACCCCAAAAAGAAAAGTGGAATTATGCACAGAGAATTTCAAAATGCGCTGCATATGACAGTATATATTCAGTAACTCACCTGGATAGATACTGAACAAACTTCAACTACTTCCTGaataccaaaaaacaaaaaaaaaaatgttttaacAGAATTTATATGAAGGGAATTTATTCAAGATAAGTTTGACACCTGAGCAAAGGCTTAAATACCTGTGCTAAACCAGTAAAAACTTCTGGTTCTAAACAGCGATACAACTTTGAAAGGCAAGATATTGTTTTCTCTAGAGGTGGATACCATGTTTTAAAAACTAGGTTTTCATCAGCCTGTGTTTGACAAAGATAAAGATAAGGAAAGATGAGAAAATCGATCAAATTATATATAACAATCCGAGGCGAGCACATTAAATCACCAGAAATGATGCAGAACTCAAGCTAACAATAGTGTAACCACTTGCCACCAACTTCTATCAAAAAGATATTCCATCGTGCACGAGTAATCCCAATTAACCGGCTTGGAAACGTGTTACATGGGCAAATGCATACTAGTGTCCCTACAGGTAGGCTGCAAAATTAAAGGATATATTTAACAAAAGTAGTGATGAATAAGTTCTAAGGCCACTAAATGGCATCTTAGTATGTTCTATTCTCACCTCCCAAATATCACTTGTATCGAAAACAGGACACAGTTTGTTTCTGTGTTGTGGAAATTCCATTAAGTGAACAACCAATCTCACCAGACTATGAATGAATAATTCATCAAGGCCATTAAAGACTTTACATAATGGAAAATTAAAGTTATTCAACCATGTAGAGATGTCCTATAAACCTATAAGTTTGGGTCTAGCAATGTTGACACCACCTAAATACGCATCGGACAGCATAAACAAATATTTATCTCAGACAtccataaaagttaaaaaaaggaAATGGGAAAAAAGTTACAGAAGTAGTTTCAAGTTGATCTGCTGCAGATCTTTCCAGCTTAGCAGGGTAATCCAAGTCTTCATCCAGAGGAAAATAATTTGCTATCTggaaaaacaagattaagaaatttaaaaaggaaaaaggtacTAGTCAAGAAAACAAGATTAACaggaaaattaagaaaaaaggtAACTACTCAAAAAGCAATGAGAACTCTCAGGAATAGAGATCACCTCATCACGAATATGTGTTCGAGCACGGAAAGTTAACCGCTCATGAACATCGGCAAGAATTCTCTCTAATGTAGGACGTAGACCAGCTAATGATTCACTCCTCCGACTTAACTGTTCACCTAGGACTTCAACTTTCAATATGTCAACAAGTTCACAAAGAAAATCAACATTTGTTTCATGAATAAGTTTTGGCCGCAGTGTATCATATAAATATGTGGACCTGCATGAATTATCATCAAAAGGAGGTTATCATATAGTTTAAAATGCACATAAACCAATCAACCAGCGAACTTCCATCCTACAATGTAACAGCCTAATAAGGAATGAAGTGGAAAGGACCAAACCAGTCAAGCTTCATTCGCTTTTGGCACATTCAATTTAAAACAGATTGCTTAACCCATTATTACATGTCAGCCTCTTGAGAAAGCAGAAAACGAGAGAAAATGactaaaaagaaaagataatggGACCTACAGAGGATCTATCAATGGAGCCAAACTTGAAACGTCCTCGGCAGAAGATGGGAAAAAATGATCAAACAGTTGGTGCTCTAGCTGGCAGACCTGCAATGAATAGTGGTTTCAATTACCATGGAAACTTTGTGGTCCTACAACATAAATGTTCACAATGTATGCAGCTCAGATTCATACGTGAGAATAAGTTGCATATCACATTACATCTTACATCACAGATATTGCCACTATCATTAAAGAGAACAGGGTCAATCACCCCATCCTCACTTTATACTCTACAATAGACAAATCTTTCGCTTGTATTCTTTTTAAGGAGTCTTTCCTCAATGAATGTCCTTGTAACATTTACATCTTACCTGCATCAGATATGCACATCCAGATCTAGTCAATGATGGCAAGGCCTCTTTCTTGGCAAATTCAGATATTCGTTGATGTACTATACCTCTCACCTGAAAAATGCATTAACAAGGTGGTTTACAAGTGATAAAATTAAGGAATAAATTAGTATGGTAAACAACTAATTATccttttcaaaaataaataaaaaattcatcagCTCACCAAGGAAAGTCTCTGTTCACAATATAGTTTGTGGCATTCTGTAAGGATCTGAGTATATTCTTTCCTTGATGCTCTGCTTTCAATTTCCTCCAGCACTGGCTTAAGCTGCAGAGATTCTATTTGTTagacatcaacacttaaacgaGGGTGAAGTTAAAAACTTAAGGCAGAAAATTGCATGCCCACATTCAAATAATAGGATAGAACTAAAAATGCTTTCCAGACACATCTTGCTTTCAGCTTTTCACACCCTGGCTGGTTAAATgcattaatcaaattttaactaATTCAATAGAATCATCAATGTTACCTCACTTGCTGCTGCCTTGAAACGGACATATATAACGGATGCTTCTACACCCTCAGAAACAGATGCGTTATTGCCACCACTGCCCCGGATAGCTGCCTGTACCTGATGACAGTGGCCATAATTCAAAGCCAGGTAATATACACTAATGCATATTAAGACTGAAGTCTACTACGATGTGTTAATGGTAACTCAGTTCAATAAGGTAACATTACCTGAGAAGAAGCACCTTTGAGAACTGAAAGTACATGAGAACGAATCATTCCCAAGGCTCGAGACTGTCCAAAACAAGTAAACTATATATTACTGAAGGTCAAAACCAATCTTACTAGATGACAATCTCCATTCTATACTATTCACCTAATCAACGCTCTTGCAAATCATACCTGCAATTGTCGAAATTTGAGCAGGTAAACACTGGATTCTGCATATTGTGGATTGCTTTCAACATACCTAAAGTATGCACAAATTGTTTGAAAACAGTAAGTTTTAATCCAATAAATATATCCTTATTGTTTTTAACTGAATAGTGTCTGAGACATAGAATTGCAGAGAGTTAGTAACAAAAAAGATACTTACGATATGCACTCATCAAGGCGTTTGAGAAGAGGGAGAAAGTTCTCGTGTAGGACATTCATGTTTGGAGAATAAAAATTAGTAGTAATCTGCACACAGTTGAAGAATTAAACGTGAATACAATATAATTATGGGAtgaatatacacacacacacacacacatatatatatatatattatatatgtatttcatACAGTTTGTGCATCATGATATTTTCTCACATATCAGAACAAACAAAAGAAGGTAAGATCCTTGGAATGAAGCTTCAAAGTATATTAACTTCAATGTAAATTTGAACAACACTACAAAGTAATGCCTGATAAGGAGAATTCACACTAGGGACTAGGGAGAAGTTGACTCTTTGGAAAAAGAATCAATTAAATTGTTAgttcaaaaacaaaagtttatcCATGCATTACGACATATATTTAACAAAACCACAATCTCAGCAAACAAAATAATATCTCTAGGTAAGGTAGATTCAAACCTTACATTCTCCAATTCATCAAAGTAGTTGAGCTTACTGCGGAGTGCTTCCGTAAATTCAATCAGTCGTTGCTTCTCTATTAACTGCAAATGAAAAATGAGGAAACATCAAGTTTTAAATAAGTTTCCAGGCCCCCACAACAATGAATTCAACCTGACACCAAGGAAAGTgggaagaaataaaaagggtaacaattgaaagaaaatcCCACCAATCGGTCGCATGCATCATGAAGAGTTCTAGTCTTTGTTGCTACTGCCTGATGCTGATCTTGTAGTTCATTAAACAACTCCAGGGTGTCATCGACCTGCACAGAACGAAACCAGCTATCTCAAACAAGCAtaacaacttaaaacaaagatgtCCTCAACACCGATAAATATATATCGCCATTACCTGACCGAGTATGCCATCACATGTCTGAATGCGTTCTGTCAAAGTGTCTACATAGTGTCGATACTTCTCCTCTGtctaaaatgtaaaaaaatttatgtgcAATGAGAAGTATTTACACTCAATTACATCATAACGAGCAGTATTTGTCGGAAGAAATCGATAACTAACCTCCGACTTCAAGGCCGCTTCGAGATCTGTAAACCATTTGTAAAACTGCAAGTAGAAAATCTAATTTCAGTGAGAAAGCCTTCGAATTGGAATAGATAACGGAATGTGATGGCAACAATGTACCTGATTCGTATTGACAAGAACAGCTTCAATGGCGGCTGAGTGTTCTGAGCCAAAAGAGCTGTCCTTGGTGGAGACAGTCAGGCCATTCTGGTGGCCTGTGGTGCGGTCCTGTGCCAAATTGGGAGGGAATGGCCGCTCCGCGACGGAATGCGAGAGCGTTGCAATGGCTGCTTGCTGCTGCTCCGTTAACGGAGTTTTCTGCAG of the Pyrus communis chromosome 1, drPyrComm1.1, whole genome shotgun sequence genome contains:
- the LOC137713310 gene encoding conserved oligomeric Golgi complex subunit 3-like, which codes for MAASKPSVPKSGAISRGYNFASHWEQKTPLTEQQQAAIATLSHSVAERPFPPNLAQDRTTGHQNGLTVSTKDSSFGSEHSAAIEAVLVNTNQFYKWFTDLEAALKSETEEKYRHYVDTLTERIQTCDGILGQVDDTLELFNELQDQHQAVATKTRTLHDACDRLLIEKQRLIEFTEALRSKLNYFDELENITTNFYSPNMNVLHENFLPLLKRLDECISYVESNPQYAESSVYLLKFRQLQSRALGMIRSHVLSVLKGASSQVQAAIRGSGGNNASVSEGVEASVIYVRFKAAASELKPVLEEIESRASRKEYTQILTECHKLYCEQRLSLVRGIVHQRISEFAKKEALPSLTRSGCAYLMQVCQLEHQLFDHFFPSSAEDVSSLAPLIDPLSTYLYDTLRPKLIHETNVDFLCELVDILKVEVLGEQLSRRSESLAGLRPTLERILADVHERLTFRARTHIRDEIANYFPLDEDLDYPAKLERSAADQLETTSADENLVFKTWYPPLEKTISCLSKLYRCLEPEVFTGLAQEVVEVCSVSIQKAGKLITKRSSPMDGQLFLLKHLLILREQIAPFDIEFSVTHKELDFSHLLEHLRRILRGQASLSDWSRSTSLARTLSPRVLESQIDAKKDLEKSLKTTGEEFIMSVTKLVVDPMLSFITKVTAVKGSQNQKVDSVMAKPIKDHAFATPDKVAELVQKVAAAIQQELPMVMTKMKLYLQNPSTRTILFKAIKTNIVEAHVRVQTLLKDEYSAEEVQGIINMPSIQELHAQLDKLL